A DNA window from Anas platyrhynchos isolate ZD024472 breed Pekin duck chromosome 33, IASCAAS_PekinDuck_T2T, whole genome shotgun sequence contains the following coding sequences:
- the LOC140000200 gene encoding LOW QUALITY PROTEIN: latent-transforming growth factor beta-binding protein 4-like (The sequence of the model RefSeq protein was modified relative to this genomic sequence to represent the inferred CDS: deleted 2 bases in 1 codon), translating into PDVDECQEGGFCKNGLCTNTRGSFACLCHEGFILDSSRSSCISHQVISEARGPCYRVLREGRCALPTLRNITRQICCCSRVGKAWGPACQRCPPFGSEGFKEICPAGPGYHYSASDLRYNTRYLGQDLPRVPLGRPRVPSPAGTAAPRWRPGRPPPSRSPPVPEVPPRVPRVPQRVPEVPPCVPHVPPRVPEVPPRVPDVPPRVPEVPQRIPEPHVPEVPHVPKVPQRVPEAPQRVPEVPPDVPEVPQRVPEVPPRIPEVPPPAPEVVIVPRPTLGLLGPLPTPPGPEGPAPAAGSVCERNPRICGPGRCVPRQGGYTCLCHPGFWLSTQGTHCIDVDECRRSPRPCAPGRCENTVGSFRCVCGPGYRPGPGGTDCQDVDECAQSPSPCAQSRCENLPGGYRCVCPAGYQASTPTGQCQDIDECENHLACPGQECANTPGSFQCRPCRDGFELRHGRCADVDECATGSPCGPHGRCSNTEGSFHCQCRRGYRVGAGGAPCADVNECLEGDFCFPHGECLNTEGSYSCLCAQGYASTPEGTACVDVDECQRRDVCRGGRCANTDGAFECHCPAGFRTDAERAQCHDVDECQEHGAELCGAERCKNLPGSYRCVPPCQPGYRPQDGGGCEDEDECAEGGSRCGPHAACHNLPGSFQCACHQGYEAARHGHHCQDVDECATLPGVCGAARCENVDGSFLCLCPDGGHEFDPVTGTCGGPPPATPLLRPPPAMEAPPGLAACFSPACGVLAPNVSRQQCCCSVGGAWGVRCPPPRPCPTPGTAEHRALCPHGTGQTTGPQGSAADVDECRVFAPQLCRGGVCINAAPGFSCYCPSGYYYEQEHLQCVDNDECQDEDAEPCIGGRCVNTVGSYFCSCAPPLVLDGSQRRCITNDTRAMGEATPCHPPRVTVTPPVSPYPHVSPYPCPMSPWPPIPEDPAVCWQEVGPDLVCGRPRLDRRATYTECCCLYGEAWGMDCALCPARHSDDFEFLCNVLRPPGPGLGPPYEYGPEYPPHYGLPYGPLPFGGPGPRLPPPGLRADYDPYGLGGGYDPRGDALYAAPPRYEDLEDFEGSRRGPPRSSRPRSPPSAPQDPPPWLFQPHGVAERPGRASKDDPRDEALPPELCGVLSGCEHGRCMRVPQGFTCACDPGYRLDAARVACVDLDECSEAALCRGGRCLNTPGSFRCLCPPGSVPAQGLPRCVPARPPA; encoded by the exons cccaccaggtGATCTCGGAGGCGCGGGGGCCGTGTTACCGCGTGCTGCGGGAGGGGCGCTGCGCGCTGCCCACCCTGCGCAACATCACCcgccagatctgctgctgcagccgcgtgggcaaggcctgggggccggcgtgccagcgctgcccccccttcGGCTCcg AGGGGTTCAAGGAGAtctgccccgccggccccggctaCCACTACTCGGCCTCCGACCTGCGCTACAACACCCGCTACCTGGGCCAGgacctgccccgtgtccccctggggcgtccccgtgtcccctccccagctgggaccgCCGCCC ctcgctGGCGCCCCGGTcggccgccccccagcaggtcaccgcctgtccccgaggtgccaccgcgggtccccagggtgccacaacgcgtccccgaggtgccaccatgCGTCCCACACGTGCCAccgcgtgtccccgaggtgccaccacgggTCCCCGAtgtgccaccacgtgtccccgaggtgccacaacgcatCCCCGAG ccgcatgtccctgaggtgccacatGTCCCCAAGGTTCCACAGCGGGTCCCTGAGGCGCCacaacgtgtccccgaggtgccaccagacgtccccgaggtgccacaacgcgtccccgaggtgccaccgcgcatccccgaggtgccaccaccagcccccgagGTTGTCATCGTGCCTcgacccaccctggggctgctgggacccctccccacGCCACCCGGCCCGGAGGGTCCGGCACCAG CCGCCGGCAGCGTGTGCGAGCGGAACCCGCGGATCTgcggccccgggcgctgcgTCCCGCGCCAGGGCGGCTAcacctgcctgtgccaccccggcttctggctcagcacccagggcacccaCTGCATCG acgtggacgagtgccggcgcagcccccggccctgcgccCCCGGCCGCTGCGAGAACACGGTGGGGAGCTTCCGCTGCGTCTGCGGCCCCGGctaccggcccggccccggcggcaccgactgccaag atgtggatgaatgcgcccagagcccctcgccctgcgcccagagccgctgcgagaacttgcccggTGGCTACCGCTGCGTCTGCCCGGCCGGCTACCAGGCCAGCACGCCCACGGGACAGTGCCAGG ACATCGACGAGTGCGAGAACCACCTGGCCTGCCCCGGCCAGGAGTGCGCCAACACGCcgggctccttccagtgccGGCCGTGCCGCGACGGCTTCGAGCTGCGCCACGGGCGCTGCGCAG acgtggacgagtgcgccaCGGGCTCGCCCTGCGGTCCCCACGGCCGCTGCAgtaacaccgagggctccttcCACTGCCAGTGCCGGCGCGGATACCGGGTGGGTGCCGGCGGCGCGCCATGCGCGG ATGTCAACGAGTGCCTGGAGGGCGACTTCTGCTTCCCCCACGGCGAGTGCCtcaacaccgagggctcctacagctgcctctgcgccCAGGGCTATGCCAGCACCCCCGAGGGCACCGCATGCGTTG acgtggacgagtgccagcgCAGGGACGTGtgccggggcggccgctgcgccAACACCGACGGCGCCTTCGAGTGCCACTGCCCCGCCGGCTTCCGCACCGACGCCGAGCGGGCCCAGTGCCatg atgtggacgagtgccaggagcacggggccgagttgtgtggggctgagcgctgCAAGAACTtgcccggatcctaccgctgcgtgcccccctgccagcccggctaccggccccaggacggcggggggtgtgagg ACGAGGACGAGTGcgccgagggggggtcccgctgcggCCCCCACGCCGCCTGCCACAacctccccggctccttccagtgcgcctgccaccagggctacgaggccgcccggcacggccaccactgccagg acgtggacgagtgcgcgaCGCTGCCGGGGGTGTGCGGGGCGGCGCGCTGCGAGAACGTGGacggctccttcctctgcctctgccccgacGGGGGGCACGAGTTCGATCCGGTGACGGGGACGtgcgggggaccccccccagcgacCCCACTcctccggccccccccgg ccATGGAAGCCCCCCCGGGCTTGGCGGCATGCTTCAGCCCCGCCTGCGGGGTGCTGGCGCCCAACGTCAgccggcagcagtgctgctgcagcgtggggggcgcctggggggtccgctgcccccccccgaggccgtgccccacgcctggaaccg CCGAGCACcgagccctctgcccccacggGACCGGCCAGACCACggggccccagggctcagcagcag atgtggacgagtgccgggTGTTCGCGCCgcagctgtgccgggggggggtctgcaTCAACGCCGCCCCcggcttcagctgctactgCCCCAGCGGCTACTACTACGAGCAGGAGCACCTGCAGTGCGTgg ataacgACGAGTGCCAGGACGAGGACGCGGAGCCGTGCATCGGGGGCCGCTGCGTCAACACGGTGGGCTCCTACTTCtgctcctgcgccccccccctggTGCTGGACGGCTCCCAGCGCCGCTGCATCACCAACGACACCCGCGCCATGGGTGAGGCcaccccctgtcaccccccccgtgtcaccgtcaccccccccgtgtcgccctatccccacgtgtccccatatccctgtcctatgtccccgtggccccccatcccc GAGGACCCGGCCGTGTGCTGGCAGGAGGTCGGCCCCGACCTGGTGTGCGGGCGCCCGCGGCTGGACCGGCGGGCGACCTACACCGAGTGCTGCTGCCTCTACGGCGAGGCCTGGGGCATGGACTGCGCCCTGTGCCCCGCGCGACACTCAG atgactTCGAGTTCCTCTGCAAcgtcctgcgcccccccggcccggggctgggccccccctaCGAATACGGCCCCGAATACCCCCCCCACTACGGGCTGCCCTacggccccctcccctttgggggtccgggcccccgcctgccccccccggggctgcgcgccGACTACGACCcctatgggctgggggggggctacgACCCCCGCGGGGACGCCCTttacgccgcccccccccgctacGAGGACTTGGAGGATTTCGAGGGGtcccgccggggccccccccgctcctcccggccccgcagcccccccagcgccccccaggacccccccccgtggCTCTTCCAGCCCCACGGCGTGGCCGAGCGGCCGGGGCGAGCCAGCAaggacg acccccGGGACGAGGCGCTGCCGCCGGAGCTGTGCGGGGTGCTCAGCGGCTGCGAGCACGGGCGCTGCATGCGGGTGCCCCAGGGCTTCACCTGCGCCTGCGACCCCGGCTACCGGCTGGACGCGGCACGCGTGGCCTGCGTGG ACCTCGACGAGTGCTCGGAGGCcgccctgtgccggggggggcgctgcctcaacacccccggctccttccgctgcctctgcccccccggctctgtcccGGCGCAGGGACTCCCCCGCTGCGTCCCCGCGCGCCCCCCGGCCTGA